TTCCCACTTCGCAGAAGCGTTTGCCTTCGCGTATCTACCTGGCACGGGACGCATCCATGAAGTCGAGCTCTCGTCTTCGAACGAAACCGATGATTCAGACAAGAACTTGAGGCAAGACAAGATCACTTGCTGTCCTAACTTCGTCCCTTGCCTTGTTGTCTCGCTATGTTCAACTTCTTCTTGGAGACCATTCAGTATATCTTCGAGCGCACCTCTCCAGATACGGTACTGGGTCACCTGTGAACACACCGTGGACCTCACTAGCTTCCTCTGTTGGGCCGTGATGTCAAGAAAGTTGCAAACTTTGGTTAATGAGTTCACCAACAATGGCTCTCTTTCGGTTTCGGTGTTGAAGCGTCCGTGTTCTTTGAGCTTCTGCTGAAGTGAAGGTGACCCAACGAAGATTCTAGCTAGAGATTTGAAGGCTTGCATCTTCTGTTTGATGTGATCATCGTAGATGATGACGCCGTTGATGTCTTCGAGCTTCCCGTCTACTAAATCAAAGTCTTTTAGTGAACGGGTGAGTTTGGTTAGAAGTGGGAGTTTCTTTGAGTACCATTCAAATGGTAATGATTCTTTGTAGGAA
This genomic interval from Brassica oleracea var. oleracea cultivar TO1000 chromosome C2, BOL, whole genome shotgun sequence contains the following:
- the LOC106325124 gene encoding uncharacterized protein LOC106325124, coding for MLGTVRANPSRFLRSIHVDSYKESLPFEWYSKKLPLLTKLTRSLKDFDLVDGKLEDINGVIIYDDHIKQKMQAFKSLARIFVGSPSLQQKLKEHGRFNTETEREPLLVNSLTKVCNFLDITAQQRKLVRSTVCSQVTQYRIWRGALEDILNGLQEEVEHSETTRQGTKLGQQVILSCLKFLSESSVSFEDESSTSWMRPVPGRYAKANASAKWEDVLDMVNDLRRYLEEHDFYHMEKLLSMKEGLLQIKDVFLDNTIGFREVRHQEHLVYRKLSKMLGSPSPCLFTLLVYFLYGRVRDIEVDLCGGFHKEEKSGVFSLSMGRVLTSGDEKMLGRGIKQLDRALGLFEFVWETAGMKESLDLQGHLWCLGGEEKTITYRGKTFFLHDLNL